The following are encoded together in the Rhizophagus irregularis chromosome 21, complete sequence genome:
- a CDS encoding Ubiquitin-conjugating enzyme E2 8 has translation MSSPRRRIETDVMKLLMSDYEVTLVNDNMQEFYVRFHGPEDTPFAGGVWKVHVELPDQYPYKSPSIGFMNKIFHPNIDELSGSVCLDVINQTWSPMFDMINIFEVFLPQLLRYPNPTDPLNGEAAALLMREPQAYENKVKEYVSRFATKEAADAANESSSEDEVSSVDSYSDEEEVPEMEL, from the exons atgtcTTCGCCGCGTAGAAGGATCGAAACTGATGTTATGAAGCT TCTTATGAGCGATTATGAGGTTACTCTTGTCAATGATAACATGCAGGAGTTTTATGTTCGATTTCATGGACCTGAGGACA CACCATTTGCCGGCGGTGTATGGAAAGTTCATGTTGAGCTTCCTGACCAATACCCATATAAATCTCCGTCGATTggttttatgaataaaatttttcatcctAATATCGATGAGCT TAGTGGGTCAGTTTGTCTTGATGTAATTAATCAGACATGGAGTCCAATGTTTG ACATGATCAATATTTTTGAGGTGTTTCTTCCTCAACTCTTGAGATATCCTAATCCCACCGATCCACTCAATGGCGAAGCAGCAGCTTTATTAATGCGAGAACCACAGGCATATGAAAACAAAGTAAAAG aatatgTTAGCAGGTTTGCTACGAAAGAAGCAGCGGACGCAGCGAACGAAAGTTCTTCAGAAGATGAAGTAAGTTCTGTAGATTCATATTCAGATGAAGAAGAAGTCCCGGAAATGGAACTGTAA